In Bacteroidota bacterium, a single window of DNA contains:
- a CDS encoding ATP-binding protein, which yields MVNRLIDENKDDSAILILKQILALSPKDSIEHQGRVLHQIGKLLIYEGHYRESFQYLEQAQKKYQKIQNRYLEHLILQSKAQAYADSGDYASAIHLIQTALTYWEAERDTSKTMGHLLDLGLYYYENNQINLALNSYLKIVNLPYDKEQIQKAKAYNQMGNIWAAELENNHKALEYYFKSLAIKLTLGDKYLKSVCASYNNIGLSYKILGKLDSAAFYYQKSIEFGKKSGAFESLIEPLNNLANIYKRANKLEKSEEALLEAFQYIKYGSIANQILIHTSLGILYNEKKEYAKALSYFEIAKELADKTENLNDMGDVREFMIESYFGLGQLDKANDCLAQLLSIKDSITNLKLNQTVAEMMVKYETEETNKALLLARQQNLEKDLKSKQLTMWFLVVLLFLFTLTSYFYLKLRKKQALAKQAALELSLQEQKIKNKIQEERLRISRELHDNIGSHLTLINALTEEFDENDIKSKKIRKSILLSMKELRKTVWLLNKDSNSIDEIVIRLRSFLSNMDDERINILIQASGNTEVVLNDIQTTHFFRTIQEAVNNAIKYSQCSEIKITINIDNNNLIQFKIADNGSGFDTDNTSTNNGLANMKYRIEYLNGHLDIESSPSEGTTIKGFFKV from the coding sequence ATGGTGAACCGTCTAATAGATGAAAACAAAGATGACTCAGCCATTCTTATATTAAAACAAATACTGGCTCTATCCCCAAAAGACAGTATTGAGCACCAAGGCAGAGTATTGCATCAAATTGGCAAGTTACTTATTTACGAGGGGCATTATAGAGAATCTTTCCAATATCTCGAACAAGCCCAGAAGAAATACCAAAAGATTCAGAACCGGTATCTCGAACATCTAATTTTACAAAGCAAAGCGCAAGCCTATGCAGACTCGGGCGATTATGCATCCGCTATTCACCTGATTCAAACAGCGTTAACATATTGGGAAGCAGAGCGAGACACCTCAAAAACTATGGGACACCTTCTGGATTTAGGTTTGTATTATTACGAAAACAATCAGATTAATCTGGCTTTGAATAGTTATCTCAAAATTGTGAACCTCCCATACGATAAAGAGCAAATCCAAAAAGCAAAGGCATACAATCAAATGGGGAATATTTGGGCTGCAGAGTTAGAAAACAATCATAAGGCACTTGAATATTATTTTAAAAGTCTTGCCATCAAATTGACATTGGGCGACAAATACCTAAAATCTGTTTGTGCATCATACAATAACATCGGACTTTCATATAAAATACTCGGGAAATTAGACTCTGCCGCCTTTTACTATCAAAAGTCGATTGAGTTTGGGAAAAAGTCCGGTGCATTTGAGTCACTTATTGAACCGCTGAATAATTTAGCCAACATCTATAAGCGTGCTAATAAATTAGAAAAATCCGAAGAAGCATTGCTTGAAGCGTTTCAATATATCAAATATGGTTCGATTGCTAATCAGATACTGATACATACAAGCTTAGGGATTTTATATAATGAAAAGAAAGAATATGCCAAAGCCTTAAGTTATTTTGAAATTGCCAAAGAACTGGCAGACAAAACCGAAAATCTCAATGATATGGGCGATGTACGCGAGTTTATGATTGAGTCCTATTTTGGGTTAGGACAACTTGACAAAGCAAATGACTGTTTAGCTCAACTTCTTAGCATCAAGGACAGTATCACCAATCTCAAACTCAATCAAACTGTTGCTGAAATGATGGTTAAGTATGAAACAGAGGAAACCAATAAGGCATTACTGCTTGCACGTCAGCAAAATCTGGAAAAAGATTTAAAATCCAAACAATTAACCATGTGGTTTCTTGTGGTTTTGCTTTTTCTTTTTACCCTAACTTCCTATTTTTATTTGAAGTTAAGAAAGAAACAAGCATTGGCAAAACAAGCAGCTCTTGAACTTTCGCTTCAGGAACAGAAAATAAAAAATAAAATTCAAGAGGAACGTTTGAGAATTTCACGCGAACTGCATGACAATATTGGCTCTCATCTTACACTTATCAATGCACTCACCGAAGAATTTGACGAAAATGACATCAAGTCCAAAAAGATACGTAAAAGTATCCTGTTGAGCATGAAAGAACTACGCAAAACCGTTTGGTTGTTGAACAAAGATTCAAATTCTATTGATGAAATTGTCATTCGCTTGCGAAGTTTCTTGAGCAACATGGATGACGAACGCATTAACATTCTGATTCAGGCAAGCGGCAATACCGAAGTTGTATTAAATGACATCCAAACAACCCACTTTTTCAGAACTATTCAAGAAGCGGTTAACAATGCCATCAAATATTCGCAATGCAGCGAAATTAAAATTACGATTAATATTGACAATAATAACCTTATACAGTTTAAAATTGCAGATAATGGAAGCGGATTTGACACTGATAACACAAGTACAAATAATGGATTGGCGAACATGAAATATAGAATAGAATATCTAAACGGGCATCTGGATATTGAGAGTAGCCCGAGTGAAGGCACCACCATAAAAGGCTTCTTTAAAGTTTAA